From bacterium, one genomic window encodes:
- a CDS encoding DUF1634 domain-containing protein, which produces MSSEIETPREQVIYANILFYGCWLGILIMVITYLFYISGILEPHVPLQRITQCWAEPVGRYIEGSAIPLGWGWVALLGKGDFLNFVGIVLLAGLTVVCFMTLIPAYLAQRQWIFAVIATMEVLVLVLAASGILGVGGH; this is translated from the coding sequence ATGTCTTCTGAAATCGAGACCCCTCGTGAGCAGGTAATCTACGCCAACATTCTATTTTATGGTTGCTGGCTGGGCATCTTGATAATGGTGATCACCTACCTTTTTTACATCAGCGGGATCCTGGAACCCCATGTCCCTTTGCAGAGAATAACCCAGTGCTGGGCCGAGCCTGTGGGCAGGTACATAGAGGGTTCGGCAATCCCCCTCGGATGGGGTTGGGTGGCCCTACTGGGTAAAGGGGATTTTCTAAACTTTGTGGGTATCGTTCTTTTGGCCGGGCTCACGGTGGTGTGTTTCATGACCCTGATCCCGGCATATCTGGCCCAGAGGCAATGGATCTTCGCGGTCATAGCCACGATGGAAGTGCTGGTACTGGTACTGGCAGCTTCAGGTATCCTGGGGGTCGGGGGGCACTGA
- a CDS encoding ATP-binding protein, producing MSFFGAIGRWARGFTQELRDFTDYTESPRRYRRLRRNMILMGIIGTTIPLVLLAAMNYHQFQRAMKGELMQPLRILVNRTKHSFELFLTERLSALSFIASAYSWEELADERGLHRVFQVMKRELGGFVDLGLIDRRGIQVGYVGPYELKGRDYSDQGWFQEVTVRGRYVSDVFMGYRKFPHFVIAVERQADRGEWWVLRATVDTEKFNHLIASIGLTETTDAFVVNRVGVLQTPSKYYGKVLEQCPFSLPPPSQVPMVMETEDPYGREVLLGYTYSEFPSFILMVVQPRAELLRSWITLRSELFLLFAASLLVIYMVLYKVTGLLVKRIQESDMRREASHREMQYTNKLASIGRLAAGVAHEINNPMAIINEKAGLMKDLIETSDYCPNREKFLSLTGSILQSVERVRNVTHRLLGFARRMDVQYEMLCLNEVLQEVMGFLEKDAFHRSIELQVELAEDLPRIYSDRGQLQQVFLNILNNAFEAVEDGGRVAVQTRREGPEWVAAAIQDNGKGMSEETMKHIFDPFFTTKKGYGTGLGLSITYGIVSRLGGKIQVHSREGMGTTFTVLLPLRAPQIEGSRDGTM from the coding sequence ATGTCTTTCTTTGGCGCCATTGGCCGATGGGCAAGAGGTTTCACCCAGGAGCTAAGGGATTTCACTGATTATACAGAGTCACCCCGACGCTACAGGCGGCTGCGCCGCAACATGATCTTGATGGGGATCATTGGCACGACCATACCTCTTGTGCTTCTGGCCGCCATGAATTATCACCAGTTCCAGAGGGCCATGAAGGGCGAGCTCATGCAGCCCCTCAGAATCTTGGTTAACCGAACCAAACATTCCTTTGAGCTGTTTCTCACGGAGCGGCTATCGGCTCTCAGCTTCATTGCATCGGCCTATTCCTGGGAGGAGCTTGCAGATGAGCGCGGCCTTCACAGGGTGTTCCAGGTGATGAAGCGAGAGCTGGGAGGTTTCGTGGACTTGGGCCTCATTGACCGCAGGGGAATACAGGTTGGATACGTGGGCCCATACGAGCTTAAGGGCAGGGATTATTCTGATCAGGGATGGTTCCAGGAGGTCACAGTAAGGGGTCGTTACGTAAGTGATGTGTTCATGGGGTACAGGAAGTTCCCTCATTTTGTCATAGCCGTGGAGCGCCAAGCCGACAGGGGGGAGTGGTGGGTGCTAAGGGCAACTGTGGACACGGAGAAGTTCAACCATCTTATCGCATCCATAGGTCTCACCGAGACAACCGATGCCTTCGTGGTCAACAGGGTAGGGGTTCTCCAGACACCGTCCAAGTACTATGGAAAGGTGCTGGAGCAGTGCCCATTTTCTCTTCCCCCGCCCAGCCAGGTGCCGATGGTAATGGAGACAGAGGATCCCTATGGTAGAGAGGTGCTCCTGGGATACACCTATTCCGAGTTTCCCTCTTTCATCCTCATGGTGGTGCAGCCCAGGGCAGAGCTTCTCAGATCCTGGATCACCCTCAGGAGTGAACTCTTCTTGCTTTTTGCCGCGAGCCTCCTGGTCATCTACATGGTCCTGTACAAGGTGACGGGGCTGCTGGTCAAGAGGATCCAGGAATCCGACATGAGGAGAGAGGCATCCCATCGAGAGATGCAATACACCAACAAGCTTGCCTCAATAGGAAGGCTGGCTGCCGGGGTTGCCCACGAGATCAACAACCCCATGGCCATTATCAACGAGAAGGCCGGTCTCATGAAGGATCTGATTGAGACCTCGGATTACTGCCCCAACAGGGAAAAGTTTTTGTCCCTCACAGGCTCTATACTCCAGTCAGTGGAGCGGGTACGAAACGTGACCCACAGGCTCCTGGGATTTGCCCGTCGCATGGACGTGCAGTATGAGATGCTCTGCTTGAATGAAGTTCTCCAGGAAGTCATGGGGTTCCTGGAAAAAGATGCATTTCACAGAAGCATAGAACTCCAGGTGGAGCTGGCAGAAGATCTTCCCCGGATTTATTCGGACAGAGGACAGCTCCAGCAGGTTTTCCTCAACATCCTGAACAACGCCTTCGAGGCCGTGGAAGACGGTGGCAGAGTCGCTGTGCAAACCAGGCGGGAGGGTCCCGAGTGGGTAGCAGCAGCCATCCAAGACAACGGTAAGGGAATGTCAGAGGAGACCATGAAGCACATCTTCGACCCGTTCTTCACTACCAAGAAGGGTTATGGTACTGGCCTTGGGCTCTCCATTACTTACGGCATAGTGAGCCGCCT